The proteins below are encoded in one region of Rhizobacter sp.:
- a CDS encoding DUF927 domain-containing protein, which produces MSKEWKQRRRDALNKLKERGIRPSKKGLIATIKGQEQVIVAPFDVDGAVVNEDGNADGAAISAMGPDGKRRIRHVPLESLQEPKRLASHLAAIGIDPPIEAAHLQAIRTYIHTLSRLKRLRLFHREGIHRVEHDGRTLSIAAIGGAVMAPKRVPIEGLAPSQTIYKVGGTFEEWKEGIKPILAGNPLVIFGAAISFVSACSAVLDLPSLSILFVGRSSLGKTSAGRLIQSTYKSPEELRRWAGTGNGIEGLAAQHCDTMLVLDELGTAEQGHLGATIYRLSGGEGKARADSNGNVRASATIRCGIFATGEITKAERGRSTGESMRDGLEARLVTIPVKEQHGIFSILPPGFEDGGDLSNHLRAVLRANYGHAGPAFVRALIEEQELIVQRAPAKAQRYQAQIIQRTNCKPLSPLEGRVLEGFVTAALAGKLAVRFGILPVSGSDVMQAISHVFGLWLMYWREGADSQKSKALLKVRGWFQQHAVSDFVPLAEWDTSTRKGRPGYVLVHRKEGPLYLVHLDVLRDEICDGLDLEEVLSTLQATGLLATHGKGRQWLQRMPGQPKEVKGSRMKFYAIRRDILFDE; this is translated from the coding sequence ATGAGTAAGGAGTGGAAGCAGCGCCGCCGCGATGCGCTCAATAAACTTAAAGAGCGGGGCATCCGGCCGAGCAAGAAGGGGCTCATAGCAACGATAAAGGGCCAGGAGCAGGTGATCGTGGCGCCGTTTGACGTAGACGGGGCTGTAGTCAACGAAGATGGAAACGCCGATGGCGCGGCCATCTCTGCAATGGGCCCTGACGGCAAGCGACGCATCCGCCACGTTCCGCTCGAATCGCTCCAAGAGCCTAAGCGCCTAGCCTCACATTTGGCAGCGATCGGTATTGATCCTCCAATCGAGGCGGCCCATCTTCAGGCCATCAGAACCTACATCCACACGCTGAGTCGTTTGAAGCGGTTGCGCCTGTTCCATCGCGAGGGCATTCACCGTGTTGAGCACGACGGACGCACTCTCTCTATTGCTGCCATCGGTGGTGCAGTGATGGCCCCCAAACGAGTGCCGATAGAAGGGCTTGCTCCATCGCAAACAATCTACAAGGTCGGGGGCACGTTTGAAGAATGGAAAGAAGGAATCAAACCGATTCTGGCTGGGAACCCTCTCGTCATCTTCGGAGCCGCTATTTCCTTCGTCTCCGCCTGCTCCGCAGTGCTCGATCTACCAAGTTTGTCGATCTTGTTTGTTGGGCGTTCTAGCCTTGGAAAGACATCTGCCGGCAGGCTCATCCAGTCGACGTACAAGTCACCCGAGGAGCTGCGTCGTTGGGCAGGTACCGGGAACGGTATCGAAGGGCTCGCAGCTCAGCACTGCGACACCATGCTCGTGCTCGACGAACTAGGCACGGCCGAGCAAGGACACTTGGGGGCCACCATCTATCGCTTGAGTGGCGGAGAAGGGAAAGCGCGCGCTGATAGCAACGGGAACGTTCGCGCATCGGCGACTATTCGCTGCGGGATATTTGCGACAGGGGAGATAACCAAAGCCGAGCGCGGTCGTTCAACTGGGGAGTCAATGCGCGACGGGCTAGAAGCTCGGTTGGTCACGATCCCCGTCAAAGAGCAGCACGGCATATTTTCGATCCTGCCTCCTGGCTTTGAAGACGGTGGCGACCTGTCGAATCACCTGCGCGCGGTTCTTCGGGCCAACTACGGGCATGCCGGCCCTGCGTTTGTACGAGCACTGATTGAAGAACAGGAACTCATTGTTCAGCGCGCACCGGCCAAGGCACAGCGCTATCAGGCGCAAATCATCCAGCGGACGAACTGCAAACCCCTGTCGCCTCTTGAGGGGCGAGTTCTAGAGGGATTCGTGACCGCGGCATTGGCAGGGAAGCTGGCTGTTCGCTTCGGCATCCTGCCGGTTTCAGGATCGGACGTGATGCAGGCAATCAGCCACGTTTTCGGGCTATGGCTGATGTATTGGAGAGAAGGTGCTGACAGCCAGAAGAGCAAGGCACTGCTCAAGGTCCGGGGATGGTTCCAACAACATGCCGTCTCCGACTTCGTACCTCTAGCCGAGTGGGATACCTCGACCCGCAAGGGACGGCCTGGCTATGTCCTTGTCCACCGCAAGGAAGGGCCGTTGTACCTCGTGCATTTGGATGTACTGCGAGATGAGATTTGCGACGGACTCGATCTTGAGGAAGTGCTCTCCACGTTGCAGGCAACTGGGCTGCTTGCAACGCACGGCAAAGGGCGCCAGTGGCTGCAGCGCATGCCGGGGCAGCCAAAGGAGGTCAAAGGGTCGCGGATGAAGTTCTACGCAATCCGGCGTGACATCTTGTTCGACGAGTAG
- a CDS encoding NERD domain-containing protein, which produces MRHVALSNHTREQADAAADKRQERYEAALDVYRTKLKERKDRALELATISSDAWTAKRYLAWFGSLLPRLNHVLSASPSSPIKEQASREELLWEIGGEGEQRVLRFLASRLPDEWVALSGYWNPGGEVDLLLVGPPGVMAIEIKYINGKVYCDRDHWRKDKYDKYGNLVETAISLADRRGRSPSAQLNAPADRLQRYLAERTPVKRVLRCVVLSHEASRIGGVTAPTVDEVVLLTDFYPEAVFDRVLTGKEHYLVDDLVRLIERDHAYHLSKKRTPKVSSAGVERVS; this is translated from the coding sequence ATGCGCCACGTTGCCCTGTCGAATCACACCCGCGAGCAAGCCGATGCAGCGGCCGATAAACGACAGGAGCGATACGAGGCTGCGCTGGACGTCTACAGAACGAAGCTCAAAGAGCGTAAGGATCGAGCGCTAGAGCTGGCAACGATCTCCTCAGATGCCTGGACGGCAAAGCGCTACCTCGCCTGGTTTGGCAGTCTTCTCCCTCGCCTGAACCACGTACTGTCGGCTTCGCCAAGCTCCCCCATCAAGGAACAAGCTTCGAGAGAAGAATTGCTTTGGGAGATTGGCGGTGAAGGCGAGCAACGCGTCCTCCGGTTTCTTGCCAGCCGACTGCCTGATGAATGGGTGGCACTTTCCGGGTACTGGAACCCGGGCGGAGAAGTTGACCTTCTCCTTGTCGGCCCACCAGGGGTGATGGCCATCGAAATCAAATACATCAATGGCAAGGTCTACTGTGACCGTGACCATTGGCGCAAAGACAAATACGACAAGTACGGCAACTTGGTGGAGACCGCCATCTCGCTGGCTGACCGCCGCGGGCGCAGCCCCAGCGCACAGCTGAACGCGCCAGCAGATCGCCTGCAACGCTATCTGGCAGAGCGCACGCCGGTCAAACGGGTGCTTCGCTGTGTCGTGCTGTCTCACGAAGCATCGAGGATTGGCGGCGTCACCGCGCCAACTGTTGATGAAGTGGTCCTGCTGACCGACTTCTACCCAGAGGCTGTGTTCGATCGTGTCTTGACCGGCAAGGAGCACTATCTGGTTGATGATCTCGTTCGGCTGATCGAGCGCGATCACGCCTATCACCTGTCCAAGAAGCGAACTCCCAAGGTGAGCTCAGCCGGTGTTGAACGAGTTTCGTAG
- a CDS encoding HNH endonuclease, which produces MSKVQHSLAHEVLSLIGAVPGERRQFTYRSLSEELGRAAENDSRAMAQVCDLLDAAAAIADVPLYALLRVRNAKGNINAMAWRKNVPNWVRPAVIRRSESHEFSASDIAAIARGLESLRGLGNRAAWKHVTKSLGSDELYRRIAQARLASNHRSAIDDLGSDTPERRTTTTSTFQRDEAVRRRVLEIAQGCCEYCRKPGFLKADGTRYVETHHIIALASDGADKVSNVVALCANHHREAHFGAEREAFEVHLVAIARDERRADSLSWGGGKRATSFT; this is translated from the coding sequence GTGAGCAAAGTCCAACATTCGCTCGCACACGAGGTTCTTTCTCTCATTGGAGCAGTACCAGGCGAGCGGCGACAGTTCACCTATCGGTCGCTTTCAGAGGAGTTGGGAAGGGCGGCGGAGAACGACAGTCGGGCTATGGCGCAGGTCTGCGATCTTCTGGACGCTGCTGCTGCTATAGCGGATGTACCGCTTTATGCCCTCTTGCGGGTTCGCAATGCCAAAGGAAACATCAACGCAATGGCGTGGCGTAAGAATGTCCCCAATTGGGTTCGCCCTGCAGTCATCCGCCGTTCGGAATCGCATGAGTTCTCGGCCAGTGATATTGCCGCCATAGCGAGAGGTCTAGAGTCGTTGCGTGGTTTGGGCAATCGGGCAGCTTGGAAGCATGTCACCAAATCTCTCGGTAGCGATGAGCTGTATCGGCGTATCGCGCAAGCGAGGCTCGCCTCAAATCACCGCAGCGCGATAGATGATCTGGGCTCTGACACTCCGGAGCGAAGGACAACAACAACGAGTACGTTTCAACGGGATGAGGCTGTCCGCAGGCGTGTTCTCGAAATCGCCCAGGGGTGCTGCGAGTATTGCCGGAAGCCGGGATTCCTGAAGGCCGATGGCACGCGCTATGTGGAAACACATCACATCATTGCCCTCGCATCAGATGGGGCAGACAAGGTGAGCAATGTCGTTGCGCTTTGCGCGAATCATCATCGGGAAGCACATTTCGGCGCCGAGAGAGAGGCGTTTGAGGTTCACCTCGTAGCAATCGCAAGAGACGAGCGTCGTGCGGATTCGCTGAGTTGGGGTGGCGGGAAGCGGGCTACTAGCTTCACATAG
- a CDS encoding symmetrical bis(5'-nucleosyl)-tetraphosphatase gives MDYLIGDLQGCCDAFDRLLAEVGFNPSRDHAYVLGDLVNRGPASLQTLRRLQDLAGSATCLLGNHDLHFLAVAHGVRRTSRQDTLNELLAAPDRDTLVAWLRQQRMAVHARGWLMVHAGVVPQWNLTTTLQLAGEVETCLRSQDLHDFLQVMYGNRPARWDDALQGDDRLRFAVNTLTRIRFVEADGTLDFDTKDGSADAPPGLYPWFDAPSRQTAGVPIAFGHWSTLGLVNRPDLLALDTGCVWGGRLTAVRLDGDTREVIQVECDQAQKPG, from the coding sequence ATGGACTACCTGATCGGCGACCTGCAGGGCTGCTGCGACGCATTCGACCGGCTGCTCGCCGAAGTCGGCTTCAACCCCTCCCGCGACCATGCCTACGTGCTGGGCGACCTCGTCAACCGCGGGCCGGCCTCGCTGCAGACGCTGCGTCGCCTCCAGGACCTGGCCGGCTCGGCGACCTGCCTGCTGGGCAACCACGACCTGCATTTCCTCGCGGTGGCGCACGGCGTGCGGCGCACCAGCCGCCAGGACACGCTCAACGAGCTGCTGGCCGCCCCCGACCGCGACACTCTCGTCGCCTGGTTGCGCCAGCAGCGCATGGCGGTGCACGCCCGTGGCTGGCTGATGGTGCACGCCGGGGTCGTGCCGCAGTGGAACCTCACGACCACGCTGCAGTTGGCGGGCGAGGTCGAGACCTGCCTGCGCTCGCAAGACCTGCATGATTTCCTGCAGGTGATGTACGGCAACCGCCCCGCCCGCTGGGACGACGCACTGCAAGGCGACGACCGCCTGCGCTTCGCCGTCAACACGCTCACACGCATCCGCTTCGTCGAAGCCGACGGCACGCTCGACTTCGACACCAAGGACGGGTCGGCCGACGCCCCACCCGGCCTGTACCCGTGGTTCGACGCGCCGAGCCGGCAGACAGCAGGCGTGCCCATCGCCTTCGGCCACTGGTCGACCCTCGGGCTCGTGAACCGGCCCGACCTGCTGGCGCTCGACACGGGGTGCGTCTGGGGCGGCCGGCTGACCGCCGTGCGGCTGGACGGCGACACGCGCGAGGTGATCCAGGTCGAGTGCGACCAGGCGCAGAAGCCGGGCTGA
- a CDS encoding AlpA family phage regulatory protein: MALSASRLTRTPRSRAIDQKRTSRPQNATADLPPTGFVRLPTVLHLVPVSASAWWAGIQAGRYPKGVKLSPRVTAWSVESIRELVASLNSSKEARDE; this comes from the coding sequence ATGGCTCTCTCCGCATCCAGGTTGACTCGCACGCCTCGCTCTCGCGCAATTGACCAGAAGCGCACTTCACGCCCCCAAAACGCTACTGCTGACCTCCCCCCGACGGGCTTCGTCCGACTACCCACGGTTTTGCATCTCGTGCCTGTCAGCGCATCTGCGTGGTGGGCAGGTATTCAGGCGGGGCGATACCCCAAGGGCGTGAAACTTTCGCCCCGGGTCACAGCATGGTCTGTTGAGTCCATTCGCGAACTCGTCGCTTCGCTCAACTCCAGCAAGGAGGCGCGCGATGAGTAA